The genomic stretch TTTTAGCTCAACGTCAAAGCTAGCGACTCGGTCAATCTTGGATCAGACTGAGCATCCGTTTACGTTTGGTATAGAGATGATGGATTTCTAACCTGGCCTGGCGACAATCAGCCCGATTGAGTTTGACTTGATAGAGAGTTGCCCCTGTAAAGTCGGCCTGTTTTAATAACGCTGCCACAAATTTAGATTCCCAAATTTCAGCCAGTAAGAAATTCGCACCTGTTAAATTGGCATGGGAAAAACGACAGCGATAAATGCGAGTTTGACTAAAATCTGTATGTGTGAGATCCGCCTCGAAAAAATCAGTCCCATTCAGATAAGCGCGGTTGAATTTAGCTCCAATCATCCGACAGCCGCGGAAATA from Pseudocalidococcus azoricus BACA0444 encodes the following:
- a CDS encoding pentapeptide repeat-containing protein — encoded protein: MLPNRLTRQDVKVRLAAGPAQDFTGLDLSEINLTGLDFSGCNFDQARLDRTYFRGCRMIGAKFNRAYLNGTDFFEADLTHTDFSQTRIYRCRFSHANLTGANFLLAEIWESKFVAALLKQADFTGATLYQVKLNRADCRQARLEIHHLYTKRKRMLSLIQD